The Halomicronema hongdechloris C2206 genome includes a window with the following:
- a CDS encoding sulfotransferase family protein, which translates to MGCIFPRHFQRNLEAGLFFDHCSPQQIKGWEWAITHFLDKLQRQHPHQQLLIKNPVYTGRIAQLRRLWPQAKFIHIYRNPYLVFQSTRNFYQKLLQELALQSCDAVPIDQVILSTYPRLMTSLLQDSAALPEHDFVELRFEDFEADPLTHLEHSYSQLQLDGFQQARPHFIAHLKSRQGYRKNRYTFTAETLEQVQTHWQPFLDRWGYQPPAE; encoded by the coding sequence ATGGGCTGTATTTTCCCCCGGCACTTCCAACGCAACCTGGAGGCCGGTTTATTCTTCGATCACTGCTCTCCCCAGCAGATAAAGGGCTGGGAATGGGCCATCACCCATTTCTTAGACAAGCTGCAGCGCCAACATCCCCACCAGCAGCTGCTAATCAAAAACCCCGTCTATACCGGGCGCATCGCTCAACTGCGCCGCCTCTGGCCCCAGGCTAAATTCATCCACATCTATCGCAATCCCTATCTCGTCTTCCAATCCACCCGCAACTTCTATCAGAAACTGCTGCAGGAACTGGCCCTGCAGTCCTGCGACGCAGTCCCCATTGACCAAGTCATCCTGAGCACCTATCCCCGCCTGATGACCTCCCTGCTGCAAGACTCTGCCGCCCTGCCAGAACACGACTTTGTCGAATTGCGCTTCGAAGACTTTGAGGCCGATCCCCTGACTCACCTAGAGCACAGCTACAGCCAACTGCAACTCGACGGCTTTCAGCAGGCCCGCCCCCACTTCATAGCCCACCTCAAGTCCCGCCAAGGCTACCGCAAAAACCGCTATACCTTCACCGCTGAAACCTTAGAGCAGGTACAAACCCACTGGCAGCCCTTTCTAGACCGTTGGGGATATCAGCCGCCTGCGGAGTGA
- a CDS encoding squalene/phytoene synthase family protein, with protein MSLHNEALETLKRTSRTFYIPISLLPERLQDAVAAAYLCMRAIDEIEDHPELDNAVKAELLRTVSVSLQGGFEGSRPQDFSAGLTHYQHHLDEVSLRLGDWALLAPASIAPRIWDATAAMANRMAYWADRNWGINTYEELNQYTFSVAGAVGLMLSDLWAWHDGTQTNRSYAIGFGRGLQSVNILRNHLEDRQRGVDFFPQGWVAEDMHQYARQNLALADAYVAELPKGPALTFCKIPLALAYGTLDALAAGKEKLNRGDVLALISKVMAVPR; from the coding sequence ATGAGTCTGCATAACGAGGCCCTGGAAACGCTTAAACGCACGAGTCGTACCTTCTATATTCCCATCAGCTTGCTGCCTGAGCGCCTTCAAGATGCAGTAGCTGCCGCCTATCTGTGTATGCGGGCCATCGATGAGATTGAAGACCATCCTGAGCTCGATAACGCCGTCAAGGCAGAACTCCTGCGCACGGTCAGTGTCAGTCTGCAAGGCGGCTTTGAGGGCTCCCGTCCCCAAGACTTCTCAGCCGGCCTAACCCACTATCAGCACCACCTAGATGAGGTATCACTGCGCCTTGGCGATTGGGCCCTGTTGGCACCCGCGTCTATTGCCCCGCGAATTTGGGATGCCACGGCGGCCATGGCTAACCGCATGGCCTATTGGGCCGACCGCAATTGGGGCATCAATACCTACGAAGAACTCAACCAATATACTTTCAGTGTGGCCGGGGCTGTGGGGCTGATGCTGTCGGATCTTTGGGCCTGGCATGATGGCACCCAAACCAACCGCAGCTATGCCATTGGCTTTGGCCGCGGTCTGCAATCGGTGAATATCTTGCGCAACCATCTGGAAGACCGCCAGCGGGGGGTCGATTTCTTTCCCCAGGGTTGGGTTGCCGAAGACATGCACCAGTATGCGCGTCAAAATTTGGCCTTAGCCGATGCCTACGTGGCAGAGTTGCCAAAGGGTCCGGCCCTAACCTTCTGCAAGATTCCCCTAGCCCTGGCCTACGGCACCTTAGATGCCCTAGCGGCGGGCAAAGAGAAGCTGAACCGTGGCGATGTGCTGGCTCTGATCAGCAAGGTGATGGCTGTTCCCCGGTAG
- the shc gene encoding squalene--hopene cyclase, producing the protein MQIQPRMTSSQLDSAIAASQEHLLAQQHPDGYWVAELESNVTITAEIILLHKIWGTDQARPLAKAAAYLRSQQRTHGGWELFYGDGGDLSTSVEAYLALRLLGVPAADPALIQAREFILARGGISRTRIFTKFHLALVGCYDWRGLPSLPPWVMLLARPFPFTIYELSSWARSSTVPLLVVFDRKPVFMVADGLSLDELYSEGRDQVRFALPASNDWSDVFLWLDKLFKLGEAWNLVPFRERGLRLAENWIIERQEASGDWGGIIPAMLNSLLALRCLDYDVADPIVHRGLQAVDNFALETPEHYWVQACVSPVWDTALVVRSLADSGLPPDHPALVKGGQWLLAKQILDYGDWAVKNPKGQPGAWAFEYENRVYPDVDDSAMVVMTLAAVTLPDEALKQAAIARAINWIATMQCRPGGWAAFDIDNDQAWLNRIPYGDLKAMIDPNTADVTARVLEMVGTLAGPAGPGDPRPAVGALNADRIQRALDYLVREQDPEGCWYGRWGVNYIYGTSGVLAALALVAPHHHQAIQRGADWLVRCQNDNGGWGETCRSYVDVGLKGQGTSTASQTAWALLGLLAAAEATGHWADTAITRGVDYLTRTQQPDGSWDEAEFTGTGFPGHFYIRYHFYRQHFPLMALGRYRQLKGQAA; encoded by the coding sequence ATGCAAATTCAGCCTCGGATGACGTCGTCTCAGCTTGATTCTGCCATTGCCGCCAGTCAGGAGCATCTCCTGGCCCAACAGCATCCTGACGGCTACTGGGTGGCTGAGCTGGAATCCAATGTCACCATCACCGCTGAGATTATTCTTCTGCATAAGATCTGGGGCACTGACCAGGCCCGCCCTTTGGCCAAGGCAGCGGCCTATTTGCGATCGCAACAGCGGACCCACGGCGGCTGGGAGCTCTTCTATGGCGATGGCGGCGACCTCAGTACCTCCGTTGAAGCCTATCTAGCCCTGCGCTTACTGGGAGTTCCCGCCGCCGATCCGGCCCTGATCCAGGCTCGGGAGTTTATCCTGGCTCGGGGCGGCATCAGCCGCACCCGCATTTTCACCAAGTTTCATCTGGCCCTGGTGGGCTGCTATGACTGGCGCGGCCTGCCCTCCCTGCCCCCCTGGGTGATGCTGTTGGCCCGCCCCTTCCCCTTCACCATCTATGAACTATCTAGCTGGGCCCGCAGCAGTACCGTGCCCCTGTTAGTGGTCTTTGATCGCAAGCCGGTGTTTATGGTGGCCGATGGCCTATCCCTGGATGAACTCTACAGCGAAGGCCGGGATCAGGTGCGCTTTGCCTTACCCGCCAGTAATGACTGGAGCGATGTCTTCCTCTGGCTGGATAAGTTGTTCAAGCTAGGGGAAGCCTGGAACCTAGTCCCCTTTCGCGAACGGGGGCTGCGCCTGGCCGAAAACTGGATCATCGAACGTCAAGAAGCCAGTGGCGACTGGGGCGGCATTATTCCGGCCATGCTGAACTCTTTACTGGCCCTACGCTGCCTCGACTACGATGTGGCCGATCCCATCGTGCATCGGGGGCTGCAAGCTGTCGATAACTTCGCCCTGGAAACGCCAGAGCATTACTGGGTGCAGGCCTGCGTCTCCCCCGTATGGGATACGGCCCTGGTGGTGCGCTCCTTGGCAGATTCTGGCCTGCCCCCCGATCATCCGGCCCTGGTAAAAGGGGGCCAGTGGTTGCTGGCAAAGCAGATTCTGGACTACGGTGATTGGGCCGTGAAAAATCCCAAGGGCCAGCCCGGAGCCTGGGCTTTCGAATACGAGAATCGCGTCTATCCTGATGTGGATGACTCCGCCATGGTGGTGATGACCCTAGCGGCAGTCACTCTACCAGACGAGGCCCTGAAGCAGGCGGCCATAGCCCGGGCCATCAACTGGATTGCCACCATGCAGTGTCGCCCCGGGGGCTGGGCTGCCTTCGACATCGATAACGATCAAGCCTGGCTGAATCGCATCCCCTACGGCGACCTCAAGGCCATGATCGACCCTAACACTGCCGATGTTACCGCCCGCGTGTTAGAGATGGTAGGTACCCTCGCAGGTCCTGCTGGTCCAGGTGATCCTCGGCCCGCCGTGGGAGCCCTAAATGCTGACCGCATCCAGCGGGCCCTGGACTATCTGGTGCGGGAGCAGGACCCCGAGGGCTGTTGGTATGGCCGTTGGGGCGTTAATTACATCTACGGCACCAGTGGTGTCCTGGCTGCCTTGGCCTTGGTAGCTCCCCACCACCATCAGGCCATTCAACGGGGTGCCGACTGGCTAGTCCGCTGCCAAAACGACAATGGCGGCTGGGGAGAAACCTGCCGGAGCTATGTCGATGTCGGCTTGAAAGGGCAGGGGACTAGCACCGCCTCCCAAACCGCCTGGGCCCTGCTGGGCCTACTGGCGGCTGCCGAAGCCACTGGCCACTGGGCCGACACCGCTATCACTAGGGGCGTTGACTATCTAACCAGGACGCAACAGCCTGACGGCAGTTGGGATGAAGCCGAATTTACCGGCACCGGCTTTCCGGGCCACTTCTACATTCGCTATCACTTTTACCGGCAGCACTTCCCGCTAATGGCCCTGGGCCGCTATCGCCAGCTTAAGGGCCAGGCCGCCTAG
- a CDS encoding glycosyltransferase yields MATLGLILVTLSLLIWLGLLLGWGQFWRADQRLPELAELPELPDYPAVCAIIPARNEAELLPTTMRSLLQQVYPGPFKIILIDDHSSDNTTVVARRMAAELEATERLTILKGQPLPPGWSGKLWAMDQGVRQALQGSAAPTYLLFTDADIDHHRHSLQQLVRYAHRHELDLTSLMVRLRCQSFWEKALIPAFVFFFQKLYPFPWVNDPSRAMAAAAGGCILIRPRALERIGGLQRVCNALIDDCALAAAVKLTAAPGQGRIWLGLTTQIHSLRPYPSLQAIWQMVARTAYTQLHYSPLWLFVSLIGMTLIYLVAPLALLWGLFSSHGILMLLAAITWGVMALAYRPTLRLYRLSPIWSLALPAIALLYTLMTLDSARRHWQGQGGAWKGRVYSGS; encoded by the coding sequence ATGGCTACCCTTGGGCTAATTCTGGTTACCCTGTCGCTGTTAATCTGGCTAGGGCTGCTACTGGGCTGGGGGCAGTTCTGGCGGGCCGACCAGCGCCTACCCGAGCTGGCAGAACTGCCCGAGTTGCCTGACTATCCAGCAGTCTGCGCCATTATTCCGGCCCGCAACGAAGCCGAGCTGCTGCCTACGACGATGCGATCGCTGCTGCAGCAAGTCTATCCCGGCCCTTTCAAAATCATCCTGATCGATGACCATAGTAGCGATAACACCACCGTTGTCGCCCGGCGTATGGCTGCCGAGTTAGAGGCCACAGAGCGACTCACTATTCTGAAGGGGCAACCCCTGCCCCCGGGCTGGAGTGGCAAACTCTGGGCTATGGATCAAGGAGTTCGTCAGGCGCTGCAAGGCTCTGCCGCTCCCACGTATTTGCTCTTTACCGATGCCGACATCGACCACCATCGCCACAGTCTGCAGCAATTGGTGCGCTACGCCCACCGGCACGAGCTAGATCTCACCTCCCTAATGGTGCGGCTACGCTGCCAGAGCTTCTGGGAAAAGGCCCTGATCCCCGCCTTCGTCTTTTTCTTTCAGAAGCTTTACCCATTTCCCTGGGTCAATGATCCCAGCCGAGCCATGGCGGCGGCGGCAGGAGGCTGTATTTTGATTCGGCCTCGAGCCCTAGAGCGCATCGGCGGTCTGCAGAGGGTGTGTAATGCCCTGATTGATGACTGTGCCTTGGCCGCAGCCGTGAAGTTGACGGCGGCCCCCGGTCAAGGCCGCATCTGGCTGGGGCTCACCACTCAGATTCATAGTCTGCGTCCCTATCCTTCCCTACAGGCGATCTGGCAGATGGTGGCTCGCACCGCCTACACCCAGTTGCACTACTCTCCCCTATGGCTATTCGTCAGCCTGATAGGCATGACCCTAATCTATCTCGTGGCCCCCTTGGCGCTCCTTTGGGGCCTGTTCAGCAGCCACGGCATCCTGATGCTACTGGCCGCTATCACCTGGGGGGTAATGGCCTTGGCCTACCGGCCGACCCTGCGACTCTATCGACTCTCTCCCATCTGGTCCTTGGCTCTACCGGCCATTGCCCTGCTGTATACCCTGATGACCCTAGACTCAGCCCGCCGTCACTGGCAGGGTCAAGGCGGGGCCTGGAAAGGCCGGGTATATTCTGGCTCCTGA
- a CDS encoding aldo/keto reductase, which translates to MSIETAVQTLQLGPKGPVVPALGVGTWSWGDSLFWSYGKDYGTEQVQAAFQASLDAGIQLFDTAEVYGLGKSEELLGRFLQTTDRPVAVATKYLPLPWRLGTAAVADALTASLKRLQLPTVALYQVHWPFDFFMGQQTLMQALAAEVKQGRALAVGVSNYSAQQMQQAHDYLAQWDIPLAVNQVQYSLLHRQIETNGVLELARQLGVTILAYSPLAQGLLTGKYSRDTYQPPKGARRLDPRFSRQGLVRIELVLKTLQEIGRRHQRSPAQVALNWLITQGNVLPIPGAKTGEQASQNAGALGWSMTPDEWQQLSQVSQSWLG; encoded by the coding sequence ATGAGCATAGAGACAGCAGTGCAGACACTGCAGTTGGGGCCTAAGGGGCCTGTAGTGCCAGCCCTGGGGGTCGGCACCTGGTCTTGGGGGGATTCTCTGTTCTGGAGTTATGGCAAGGACTACGGCACCGAGCAGGTACAGGCTGCGTTTCAGGCCTCCCTCGATGCCGGTATCCAACTGTTCGACACAGCAGAAGTCTATGGACTAGGCAAATCAGAGGAGCTGCTGGGCAGATTTTTACAGACCACTGATCGCCCGGTTGCAGTGGCCACCAAGTATTTGCCCCTGCCCTGGCGATTGGGAACCGCCGCCGTAGCCGATGCCCTCACGGCCAGCCTCAAGCGCCTGCAATTGCCCACGGTGGCGCTTTATCAGGTTCATTGGCCCTTCGATTTCTTCATGGGGCAGCAGACCCTGATGCAAGCCCTGGCGGCGGAGGTGAAGCAAGGTCGCGCCCTGGCCGTGGGGGTGAGTAACTATTCGGCCCAGCAAATGCAGCAAGCCCACGACTATTTAGCTCAGTGGGACATCCCCCTGGCGGTGAATCAGGTGCAGTATTCACTGCTGCATCGCCAGATCGAAACCAATGGCGTGCTCGAGTTAGCGCGACAGCTGGGGGTAACGATTCTAGCCTATAGTCCCTTAGCCCAAGGACTGCTGACCGGTAAATACAGCCGTGACACCTATCAACCTCCCAAAGGGGCCCGTCGACTCGATCCCCGCTTTAGTCGCCAGGGGCTCGTGCGTATCGAGTTGGTGTTGAAAACGCTCCAGGAGATTGGTCGTCGCCACCAGCGCAGCCCAGCCCAGGTAGCCCTGAATTGGCTGATCACCCAGGGCAATGTGCTGCCGATTCCAGGTGCCAAGACGGGTGAACAGGCCAGCCAGAATGCCGGGGCGCTGGGCTGGTCCATGACCCCCGATGAATGGCAGCAGCTGAGCCAGGTGAGTCAGAGCTGGTTGGGCTAG
- a CDS encoding DUF3143 domain-containing protein produces the protein MNFPSADTPLYNHPLPDIEQWLREQGCQQDESACHCWHIKRDDWQADLVLEIDSIVVCYIAAGEDGRDIQRVFKYSLSRQDLNEAIFSGP, from the coding sequence ATGAACTTTCCCTCGGCTGATACTCCCCTCTATAACCACCCCTTGCCCGACATCGAGCAATGGTTACGGGAACAGGGCTGCCAGCAAGATGAATCGGCCTGCCATTGCTGGCATATCAAGCGGGATGATTGGCAGGCTGATCTGGTGCTGGAGATCGACTCCATCGTGGTCTGCTACATCGCAGCCGGGGAAGACGGTCGCGACATTCAACGCGTCTTCAAATATTCCCTCAGCCGCCAAGACTTAAATGAGGCGATCTTTTCCGGCCCGTAA
- a CDS encoding J domain-containing protein, whose amino-acid sequence MPQPVPAPKTYYDTLGVKSTASVQDIRRAYRDLSKLYHPDTTALPATVATEKFQRLNEAYATLSSPERRLAYDQKVGYSRLPVMQAPAHLNKPVSQRPPAYSKSAYLEPTDRPLSAGEVFALFILGVTFVACLVLVVAIGVTQGEIAFTPFSPPAGPEITHPEAAAPPQRQASPEQPEASPSPPPTASEGAASEGTDLESDIPRPPSRPDMRSVSPRWL is encoded by the coding sequence ATGCCGCAGCCAGTTCCAGCTCCCAAGACCTACTACGACACCCTGGGCGTGAAGTCAACCGCTTCCGTGCAGGATATTCGTCGTGCCTATCGCGATCTGAGCAAGCTCTATCATCCCGACACCACCGCCCTGCCAGCCACCGTGGCTACGGAGAAATTTCAGCGTCTGAATGAGGCCTACGCCACCCTCAGTAGCCCAGAGCGTCGGCTGGCCTACGATCAAAAAGTCGGTTATTCTCGGCTGCCAGTGATGCAAGCCCCCGCCCACCTCAATAAACCCGTTAGTCAGCGGCCGCCCGCCTATTCTAAAAGTGCCTACTTAGAGCCCACCGATCGGCCCCTGTCTGCCGGGGAAGTGTTTGCCCTGTTCATCCTGGGAGTGACTTTTGTGGCCTGCCTGGTGCTGGTGGTGGCCATTGGCGTTACCCAGGGGGAAATTGCGTTTACTCCCTTCTCTCCCCCGGCCGGCCCAGAGATAACCCATCCAGAAGCGGCAGCTCCGCCCCAGCGACAGGCCTCTCCAGAGCAACCCGAAGCTTCCCCATCTCCCCCACCGACTGCATCTGAAGGAGCTGCATCTGAGGGCACTGATCTCGAGTCGGATATTCCCAGGCCTCCATCCCGGCCTGATATGAGGTCGGTGTCTCCCCGCTGGTTGTAA